GCTCACCTCCTCATCCTGTACAAAATCCGTTTGGGTCACGTCGTAGGCACCGTGCCGTCCCACCGAACCGATCGTGTCCGTAGTGAACAGCAAGGTGTCCGCCCACAACACGTCATAGGTCGTCAGCTGGTCGGGTTCGACGATCGCGACCCCGCGAAGGTTCCTGAAGGAACGTTCGGGGATCCGGTCACTACGACCCAGCACCACCAAGACCTTGCGTTCGGCACTGATTGCCTCGAGGAACGCCTTGGCCTGTTTTGTCTTCGGCTCCGTCCAGTCGAGCGTCTCCACGATCTTGATCGCTCCCTCACGCGCCCGGGCCGAGAGAGCGCTGCGCAAGGCGAGGCGTTTCATCTTCTTGGGGGTTCGCTGTGCGTAGCTGCGGGGATGTGGACCGAACGCCACACCACCACCGACGAAATGCGGAGCACGGATCGACCCCTGTCGAGCCCGTCCGAGTCCCTTCTGTCGCCACGGCTTCCTGCCACCGCCACGAACCTGACCGCGAGTCTTGGTCGAAGCCGTTCCGGAACGTGCCCCGGCGAGCTGTGCCGTGACCACTTGGTGCATCACCGGCCCGTTCGGTTCGATACCGAAGACTTCCGCGTCGAGCGCGAGGTCGCCCTTTCGGGAGCCGTCACTCGCGAACAATGCTGCCGAGCGTGTATCAGCCACGAGCCTTCACCGCCTCTCGCACCAGCACAACCGAGCCCTTTGGTCCGGGAACGGATCCGCCCAGGAGCACGAGCCCCCTGGCAATGTCGATATCGACGACATCGAGATTGAGCAGTGTGACGCGCTCGCCACCCATGCGACCCGGTAGCTTCCTGCCTTTGAACACCCTGGCCGGGGTTGCGCACGCGCCGATCGAACCGGGCGCACGGTGCACCCTGTGCACACCATGGCTGGCACCCTGGCCGGAGAAGTTGTGACGCTTGATCACTCCCTGGAAACCCTTGCCCTTCGAGATCCCGGCGACGTCCGCTTTCGCACCTTTGGCCAGGACATCCGCGATCGTGATCTCCTGTCCCAGCTCGTAGGCATCCGGATCGTCCACGCGCACTTCGACGAGGTGCCGCCCCGGAGCCACACCCGCCTTGGCATAGTGGCCGGCCA
The genomic region above belongs to Actinomycetota bacterium and contains:
- the rplD gene encoding 50S ribosomal protein L4; translation: MFASDGSRKGDLALDAEVFGIEPNGPVMHQVVTAQLAGARSGTASTKTRGQVRGGGRKPWRQKGLGRARQGSIRAPHFVGGGVAFGPHPRSYAQRTPKKMKRLALRSALSARAREGAIKIVETLDWTEPKTKQAKAFLEAISAERKVLVVLGRSDRIPERSFRNLRGVAIVEPDQLTTYDVLWADTLLFTTDTIGSVGRHGAYDVTQTDFVQDEEVSDEGSA
- the rplC gene encoding 50S ribosomal protein L3, translated to MTQVFDDDARAIPVTVIKAGPCRVVQIKRPETDGYAAVQIAYKEVSSVNRPLAGHYAKAGVAPGRHLVEVRVDDPDAYELGQEITIADVLAKGAKADVAGISKGKGFQGVIKRHNFSGQGASHGVHRVHRAPGSIGACATPARVFKGRKLPGRMGGERVTLLNLDVVDIDIARGLVLLGGSVPGPKGSVVLVREAVKARG